A single region of the Candidatus Kryptoniota bacterium genome encodes:
- the rpoC gene encoding DNA-directed RNA polymerase subunit beta', with protein MPNADFRREPQLSRKAITAIRISLASPDSIIDRSHGEVTKPETINYRSYRPEKDGLFCEKIFGPVRDWECHCGKYKKIRYKGIVCDRCGVEVTQKSVRRERMGHITLATPVVHIWYLRSLPSKIGNLLGMSTKELEKIVYYESYVVVQPGAAADLKAKHLMTEEEYYELLEKYPHNNELDDSDARKVIVKIGGEAIKEMLKRVEVDELSDFLRTSARTEKSEQKRIDLLKRLKVAEAFRTREGDEFINRPDWMVLEVIPVIPPELRPLVPLEGGRFATSDLNDLYRRVIIRNNRLKRLIDIKAPEVILRNEKRMLQEAVDALLDNSRRISAVNSDSQRALKSLSDVLKGKQGRFRQNLLGKRVDYSGRSVIVVGPELKLHQCGLPKDMAVELFKPMIIRKLLERGEAKTAKTARRLVDRKVLEVWEVLPSIVEGHPVMLNRAPTLHRLGIQAFQPVLVDAKAIKLHPLVCTAFNADFDGDQMAVHVPLSFEAQLEARILMLSSHNLLSPAHGKPIVHPTQDMVLGLYYLTKIQKSANATPKVFASVNEIRLSIELKKNSYHEPIRFKKGGEYIDTTPGRVLFNEIVPVELGFINEVLTKSKLISIIAESYKKAGPLKTALFLDDLKDLGFESATAAGLSINVNDVIIPDVKRKFIEISDRDVKEIEASYEGGFITAGERYNKIIDVWQRATNLVSDAAYKTLSASKDGFNSIWMMLDSGARGSKDQVKQLAAMRGLMAKPQKSLTGQVGDLIENPIIANFREGLSILEYFISTHGARKGLADTALKTADAGYLTRRLVDVSQDVVIASDDCGTIRGISVSAIKDGERVQETLVERILGRVALYDVVDPLSNTVILKGGEEITEDLAERIANTAIDSVDIRSVLTCEAPRGVCARCYGRNLATGKMVEIGDAVGIIAAQSIGEPGTQLTLRTFHTGGTASVESQESNVVAPAEGRLRFENMQPLVDYTNRTTGKPEKVLLGRHGVIQILDKDNRAIKKMDVPQGAHLLLAEGDTVSKGDLVYQWDPYNTLILTEFGGKVRWVDLKKDITYREQTDEQTGQVEKVVIESVDKNVTPSIEIVHGSKIKRTYNLPVGAHIVVEDAEEVQSGETLAKKPKELSRVRDVTTGLPRVQELFEARAPQDPATVSEIDGYVGFGGQSRGTKEVIVTSADGKDRKTYKVSLRQHILVQENDFVIAGERLTDGPIDPHDILRIKGPADVQKYLLDEIQEVYRQQNVTINDKHIEVIVRQMFQRVRVVDAGDTPFLEGDIVDVHRIREENSTISKKIVVTAKGDSKYRIGQIVERAVVMAKNRDMRRAKKKVTEFRDAVPATAEDVLLGITSAALSTDSFISAASFQETTKVLTDASVEGKLDKLIGLKENVIIGQLIPAGTGLKKFHDLILTDEEMLERAAEEPEEEEVSRQKVAS; from the coding sequence ATGCCTAACGCAGATTTTCGCCGGGAACCCCAGTTAAGCCGCAAGGCGATAACGGCAATTCGCATTAGCCTTGCATCTCCCGATTCAATCATCGATCGTTCTCACGGTGAAGTCACGAAACCGGAAACAATCAACTACCGATCCTATCGCCCGGAAAAAGACGGTCTGTTCTGCGAAAAGATATTCGGTCCGGTTAGAGACTGGGAATGTCACTGCGGCAAGTATAAAAAGATACGGTACAAGGGTATCGTATGCGACCGCTGTGGTGTTGAAGTCACCCAGAAAAGCGTTCGTCGTGAGAGGATGGGGCACATCACGCTCGCGACGCCCGTGGTTCACATCTGGTATTTGCGCTCGCTGCCCAGCAAGATCGGCAACCTTCTCGGGATGTCGACAAAAGAACTCGAGAAGATCGTTTACTACGAATCGTACGTAGTGGTACAGCCGGGCGCCGCTGCCGACCTCAAGGCGAAACATCTCATGACCGAGGAGGAGTATTACGAGCTGCTGGAGAAGTATCCGCATAATAATGAGCTGGATGACTCGGACGCGAGAAAGGTTATTGTAAAGATCGGCGGCGAAGCGATTAAGGAAATGCTGAAGCGGGTCGAAGTCGATGAACTAAGCGACTTTCTCAGGACATCGGCTCGGACGGAAAAATCGGAACAAAAGCGAATTGATCTCCTGAAGCGCCTTAAAGTCGCCGAGGCATTCCGCACGCGCGAGGGAGACGAGTTCATCAACAGACCCGACTGGATGGTGCTCGAAGTGATCCCGGTAATTCCGCCGGAGCTGAGGCCGCTCGTACCCCTCGAAGGTGGACGATTCGCCACGAGCGATCTGAACGATCTATATCGCCGGGTGATCATTAGAAACAACAGGTTGAAGCGCCTCATTGACATCAAAGCTCCCGAAGTAATCCTTCGGAACGAAAAGAGAATGCTTCAGGAAGCGGTCGATGCGTTGCTCGACAACAGCCGCCGCATCAGCGCGGTAAATTCAGACAGTCAGCGCGCGCTGAAGTCTCTGTCGGATGTCCTGAAAGGTAAACAGGGGCGGTTCCGTCAGAATCTTCTCGGCAAGCGCGTCGATTACAGTGGAAGATCTGTGATCGTCGTCGGACCTGAACTGAAATTACATCAGTGCGGACTGCCGAAAGATATGGCGGTAGAACTCTTCAAGCCCATGATCATCCGGAAGCTTCTCGAACGGGGCGAGGCGAAAACCGCGAAGACCGCCAGAAGGCTTGTGGATCGAAAAGTATTGGAAGTGTGGGAAGTTCTCCCCTCGATAGTGGAAGGACATCCCGTAATGTTGAACCGCGCGCCGACCCTGCACAGACTCGGCATCCAGGCATTCCAGCCGGTGTTGGTCGATGCAAAAGCGATCAAACTTCATCCTCTGGTCTGCACTGCATTCAACGCCGATTTCGACGGCGACCAGATGGCGGTTCATGTGCCGCTTTCGTTTGAAGCGCAGCTCGAGGCGCGGATACTGATGCTGTCCAGCCACAACCTCCTGTCGCCGGCACACGGGAAGCCGATCGTCCATCCGACGCAGGATATGGTTCTCGGGTTGTACTACCTGACGAAGATTCAAAAGAGTGCAAATGCAACCCCGAAGGTGTTTGCCTCGGTCAACGAGATCAGACTGTCGATCGAATTAAAGAAGAATTCATATCATGAACCGATAAGATTCAAGAAGGGTGGAGAATATATAGACACGACTCCCGGCCGCGTTCTATTCAATGAGATAGTACCGGTCGAACTTGGATTCATAAATGAAGTCTTGACGAAGAGCAAGCTCATCTCCATCATTGCTGAGTCCTACAAGAAGGCCGGTCCGCTTAAGACCGCATTGTTCCTTGACGATCTGAAGGATCTTGGATTTGAAAGCGCGACGGCTGCAGGCCTCTCTATTAACGTCAACGATGTCATCATACCCGACGTCAAGAGGAAATTTATCGAGATTTCCGATCGTGACGTTAAGGAAATTGAAGCAAGCTACGAGGGTGGCTTCATAACTGCTGGCGAACGTTATAACAAGATCATTGATGTGTGGCAGAGAGCGACTAATCTCGTGAGCGACGCGGCGTACAAAACTCTATCCGCCTCGAAGGATGGATTCAACTCGATATGGATGATGTTGGATTCGGGCGCCAGAGGTTCCAAAGACCAGGTAAAGCAGCTCGCTGCGATGCGCGGTCTGATGGCGAAACCGCAGAAGTCGCTCACCGGCCAGGTCGGCGATCTCATCGAGAATCCGATCATCGCGAACTTCCGCGAAGGGTTGTCGATATTGGAATACTTCATCTCTACTCACGGCGCAAGAAAAGGACTAGCCGACACCGCTTTGAAGACCGCCGACGCAGGTTATCTCACTCGCAGGCTTGTGGACGTTTCTCAGGACGTCGTCATCGCGAGCGATGACTGCGGAACGATCCGCGGCATATCCGTGAGCGCTATTAAGGACGGCGAGCGAGTTCAGGAAACTCTGGTCGAACGTATTCTTGGACGAGTCGCACTTTACGATGTCGTCGATCCGCTCTCCAATACCGTGATCTTGAAAGGCGGCGAAGAAATCACGGAAGATCTTGCTGAAAGGATCGCAAACACCGCAATCGACAGCGTCGATATCCGATCGGTATTGACCTGCGAGGCTCCGCGCGGAGTTTGCGCGAGATGCTACGGCCGCAATCTTGCCACCGGAAAGATGGTCGAGATCGGTGACGCGGTCGGGATTATCGCGGCACAGAGTATCGGAGAACCGGGTACACAGCTGACTCTCCGTACGTTCCACACCGGCGGTACCGCAAGCGTCGAGTCGCAGGAATCGAACGTAGTCGCGCCAGCCGAAGGCAGATTGAGATTCGAAAACATGCAGCCGCTTGTCGATTATACCAACCGCACAACCGGCAAACCTGAAAAAGTATTGCTCGGACGTCACGGCGTAATCCAGATTCTTGACAAGGACAATCGCGCCATCAAGAAGATGGACGTTCCACAGGGCGCCCACCTGCTACTCGCCGAGGGCGATACCGTGAGTAAGGGCGACCTCGTGTACCAGTGGGATCCTTACAATACCCTGATACTCACCGAGTTCGGTGGCAAAGTGCGTTGGGTCGACCTGAAAAAGGACATCACTTATCGCGAACAGACCGACGAGCAAACCGGACAGGTCGAGAAAGTCGTCATCGAAAGCGTCGACAAGAATGTGACCCCGTCGATCGAGATTGTCCATGGCAGCAAGATCAAGCGGACATATAACCTTCCGGTCGGGGCGCACATCGTGGTCGAAGATGCCGAGGAGGTTCAGTCCGGCGAAACACTTGCCAAGAAGCCGAAAGAATTGTCGCGCGTACGTGACGTTACCACAGGTCTTCCGAGGGTGCAGGAGCTTTTCGAGGCACGTGCGCCGCAGGATCCTGCAACAGTAAGCGAAATTGACGGCTACGTCGGGTTCGGCGGACAGTCCAGAGGCACGAAAGAAGTCATTGTCACGAGCGCCGACGGAAAAGACAGAAAAACGTACAAGGTCTCTCTGAGACAGCACATCCTGGTACAGGAAAACGATTTCGTGATTGCCGGTGAGCGACTTACTGACGGACCGATCGATCCGCATGACATACTCCGGATCAAAGGTCCGGCTGATGTGCAGAAATACCTGCTCGACGAAATCCAGGAAGTGTATCGTCAGCAAAATGTGACGATTAACGATAAGCACATCGAAGTTATAGTGCGCCAGATGTTCCAGCGTGTTCGTGTCGTCGACGCGGGCGACACGCCGTTCCTCGAAGGCGATATCGTTGACGTTCACAGGATAAGAGAAGAAAACTCGACGATCAGCAAGAAGATCGTTGTCACTGCGAAAGGAGACTCGAAGTACAGAATCGGTCAGATTGTGGAGCGCGCAGTGGTCATGGCCAAGAATCGCGACATGCGACGGGCGAAGAAAAAAGTGACCGAGTTCCGTGACGCGGTCCCTGCAACTGCTGAGGACGTGCTTCTCGGAATCACGTCTGCCGCGTTGTCCACTGACAGTTTTATTTCTGCTGCTTCGTTCCAGGAGACGACAAAGGTCCTCACAGATGCGTCTGTGGAAGGGAAACTGGACAAGCTTATCGGCTTGAAGGAAAACGTCATAATCGGGCAGCTCATCCCCGCAGGAACCGGCTTGAAGAAGTTCCATGACCTCATCCTTACTGACGAGGAGATGCTTGAAAGAGCGGCCGAAGAGCCGGAGGAAGAAGAAGTCTCCAGGCAGAAGGTCGCGTCCTAA
- the rpsL gene encoding 30S ribosomal protein S12 produces MPTINQLIRQGRERLLLKGKSPALQGNPQKRGVCTRVYTTTPKKPNSALRKVARVRLTNGIEVTAYIPGEGHNLQEHSIVLIRGGRVKDLPGVRYHIIRGTLDTAGVADRKQGRSKYGAKKPKASA; encoded by the coding sequence TTGCCGACAATTAACCAACTGATAAGGCAGGGGAGAGAGAGACTCCTTCTGAAAGGTAAGTCCCCCGCGCTTCAGGGAAACCCGCAAAAGCGAGGTGTATGCACTCGCGTCTACACCACCACACCAAAGAAGCCGAATTCGGCTCTTCGCAAAGTTGCGCGCGTCAGGCTGACTAACGGAATTGAAGTCACGGCCTATATCCCTGGGGAGGGACATAACCTGCAGGAACACTCTATTGTTTTGATAAGAGGCGGCCGTGTGAAAGACCTACCGGGCGTGCGTTACCACATCATAAGAGGCACACTCGATACTGCCGGCGTGGCAGACAGGAAGCAGGGCAGATCGAAGTACGGCGCCAAGAAGCCTAAAGCTTCGGCATAA
- the rpsG gene encoding 30S ribosomal protein S7 produces the protein MRKKRSDRRQAFPDPKYNDVFIAKFVNNIMTSGMKHRARRIIYDAFDIIEQRTKQNPLDVFRKALNNVQPIIEVRARRVGGATYQVPSEVRPERSLALGMRWLIRYSRERKDKSMSLKLAAEIIAASNGEGNAIKKREDTHKMAEANKAFAHYRW, from the coding sequence ATGAGAAAGAAACGCTCTGACAGGCGTCAGGCTTTTCCTGACCCGAAATATAACGACGTGTTTATCGCGAAGTTCGTGAACAACATCATGACTTCGGGTATGAAGCACCGTGCACGCAGAATTATCTACGATGCGTTCGACATCATCGAGCAGAGGACAAAGCAAAATCCTCTCGACGTGTTCCGGAAGGCGCTGAACAATGTTCAGCCGATTATCGAAGTGCGTGCGAGAAGGGTCGGAGGCGCCACGTACCAGGTTCCGAGCGAAGTAAGGCCCGAAAGAAGCCTTGCACTCGGAATGAGATGGCTCATTAGATATTCGCGCGAAAGAAAGGACAAGTCGATGTCCCTGAAACTTGCGGCGGAAATAATCGCGGCGTCGAACGGCGAAGGAAACGCGATTAAGAAACGTGAAGACACACATAAGATGGCGGAAGCTAACAAGGCTTTCGCTCACTATAGATGGTGA
- the fusA gene encoding elongation factor G — protein sequence MPREYPLERTRNIGIMAHIDAGKTTTTERILFYTGKTHRLGEVHDGAATMDYMEQEKERGITITSAATTCFWRDHRINIIDTPGHVDFTIEVERSLRVLDGAIALFCAVGGVEPQSETVWRQADKYGVPRIAFVNKMDRVGADFFNVLQMMRDRLAANPVPIQLPIGEGDLFSGVVDLVKMKAVMYNESNLGTTWEEYDIPHDLQKISAEYRTKLLEAVSDIDDTLLVKYLDGKEISESEIIATIRRATIGLKIVPVACGTAFKNKGVQRLMDCVVDFLPSPLDVGVTHGHDPNGKQIERKPSDEEHFSALAFKIMTDPYVGKLTFFRVYSGTLSGGSYVHNSSTGRKERIGRILRMHANHREDIDTAYTGDIAAAVGLKYTKTGDTLCEEDSPIVLEKMEFPDPVIHVAIEPKTKADQEKLGDSLMKLTEEDPTFRMATNEETGQTIISGMGELHLEIIVDRLKREFKVEANVGRPQVAYKETIKKKVTQEGKFIRQSGGHGQYGHVWLEIEPNEKGKGYEFTNAIVGGVIPKEYIPAVSEGIHEALQSGVLAGFPVVDVKVKLFDGSYHDVDSSEMAFKIAGSIGFKDGAKKADPVLLEPIMDVEVVTPEEYLGDVMGDLNSRRGRIEGIGSRKDAQVVKAMVSLSEMFGYATSLRSMTQGRAIFTMQFSHYDEVPKSISEQIIEKVRGKETVAA from the coding sequence ATGCCCAGAGAGTATCCGTTAGAACGAACACGCAACATCGGGATTATGGCGCACATAGATGCCGGAAAAACTACAACTACCGAGAGAATACTTTTCTATACAGGTAAGACGCACCGGTTAGGCGAGGTCCACGATGGCGCAGCCACCATGGATTACATGGAACAGGAAAAAGAGCGCGGAATAACGATTACCTCCGCGGCCACGACCTGCTTCTGGAGAGACCACAGGATAAATATTATCGACACGCCCGGACATGTTGACTTCACCATCGAAGTCGAGCGATCACTCCGTGTCCTTGATGGTGCGATCGCACTGTTCTGCGCGGTCGGTGGTGTCGAACCCCAATCTGAAACTGTATGGAGACAGGCCGACAAATACGGAGTCCCGAGAATAGCTTTCGTCAACAAGATGGACCGCGTCGGCGCGGACTTCTTTAATGTTCTACAGATGATGCGCGATAGACTCGCCGCGAACCCCGTTCCGATACAGCTCCCGATCGGCGAGGGTGACCTGTTCTCCGGCGTCGTCGACCTCGTTAAAATGAAAGCTGTTATGTACAACGAGTCGAATCTCGGGACGACCTGGGAAGAGTACGATATACCCCATGACCTCCAGAAGATTTCTGCAGAGTATAGAACCAAACTTCTCGAAGCCGTCTCCGACATAGATGACACACTTCTCGTCAAGTATCTCGACGGCAAGGAGATTTCAGAATCCGAAATTATAGCTACGATCAGAAGAGCTACAATAGGACTAAAGATTGTCCCGGTTGCATGCGGCACTGCATTCAAGAACAAAGGTGTGCAGCGTCTAATGGATTGTGTTGTCGATTTCCTCCCGTCACCTCTCGATGTCGGCGTGACTCACGGCCATGACCCGAACGGAAAGCAAATCGAACGCAAACCGTCCGACGAAGAACATTTTTCGGCACTCGCCTTCAAAATTATGACCGATCCGTACGTCGGAAAACTGACGTTCTTCAGAGTATACAGCGGAACACTATCCGGCGGTTCGTACGTGCATAACTCGAGTACCGGCCGGAAGGAAAGAATAGGTCGTATTCTTCGTATGCATGCGAATCATCGCGAAGATATCGACACTGCTTACACAGGAGACATTGCGGCTGCCGTCGGTCTCAAATACACGAAGACGGGCGATACGCTTTGTGAAGAGGACTCGCCGATCGTCCTCGAGAAGATGGAATTCCCCGATCCGGTTATCCATGTCGCGATCGAACCTAAGACGAAGGCTGATCAGGAAAAGCTCGGCGATTCACTCATGAAATTGACGGAAGAAGATCCGACTTTCCGGATGGCTACGAATGAAGAAACAGGTCAGACGATCATCAGCGGTATGGGCGAACTTCATCTTGAGATCATCGTCGATCGTTTGAAACGCGAGTTCAAGGTCGAGGCAAATGTCGGCCGACCGCAAGTCGCATACAAAGAGACTATTAAGAAGAAAGTCACACAGGAAGGAAAGTTCATCAGGCAATCCGGCGGGCACGGTCAGTACGGCCACGTGTGGCTTGAGATCGAACCCAACGAGAAGGGCAAAGGTTACGAATTCACGAACGCCATTGTGGGCGGCGTGATTCCGAAAGAATATATCCCCGCCGTGTCTGAAGGGATTCACGAAGCTCTTCAGAGCGGAGTCCTTGCCGGCTTCCCGGTTGTGGACGTCAAAGTAAAACTGTTCGATGGTTCGTACCATGATGTTGACTCCAGCGAGATGGCGTTCAAGATAGCCGGCAGCATCGGGTTTAAAGACGGTGCGAAAAAGGCAGATCCGGTTCTACTTGAGCCCATCATGGACGTTGAAGTTGTCACCCCCGAGGAATATCTCGGTGATGTAATGGGTGATCTCAACTCACGCCGTGGAAGGATCGAAGGGATCGGATCCCGCAAAGACGCTCAGGTTGTGAAGGCGATGGTTTCGCTTTCAGAGATGTTCGGATATGCGACGTCGTTACGTTCCATGACGCAAGGACGGGCGATCTTCACCATGCAGTTTTCTCATTACGATGAAGTGCCGAAGAGCATTTCGGAACAGATTATCGAAAAAGTAAGAGGCAAAGAGACGGTGGCTGCATGA
- the tuf gene encoding elongation factor Tu: MAKEKFDRSKPHVNVGTIGHIDHGKTTLTAAITMALAKKGLASIRTFDSIDNAPEEKARGITIATAHVEYSTATRHYAHVDCPGHADYIKNMITGAAQMDGAILVVAANDGPMPQTREHILLAYQVGVPKIVVFMNKVDMVDDPELLELVEVEVRDLLKKYNFPGDEIPVIRGSALKAMEAGADPNAKPDDPRFKCVYDLMDAVDSYIPLPKRDVDKPFLMPVEDVFTITGRGTVGTGRVERGKVKVGEEVEIIGLGAHKKAVCTGLEMFRKELDEGMAGDNIGVLLRGVEKEELERGMVIAKPGSITPHTKFIAQVYVLSKEEGGRHTPFFKGYRPQFYFRTTDVTGSATEFPAGTEMVMPGDNVDNLRIELITPIAMEEGLRFAIREGGHTVGAGVVTKIIE, encoded by the coding sequence ATGGCAAAGGAGAAATTTGACCGTAGCAAGCCGCATGTGAACGTCGGCACGATCGGGCACATCGACCATGGCAAGACAACTCTTACCGCGGCGATCACAATGGCGCTGGCAAAGAAAGGATTGGCTTCGATAAGAACTTTTGACAGCATCGATAATGCGCCCGAAGAAAAAGCGCGGGGAATAACCATCGCAACAGCGCACGTCGAGTATTCCACCGCCACCCGTCACTACGCACATGTCGACTGTCCCGGTCACGCCGACTATATAAAGAACATGATCACGGGCGCTGCTCAGATGGACGGCGCTATTCTCGTAGTCGCGGCGAACGACGGACCTATGCCACAGACCAGGGAACACATTCTTCTCGCGTATCAGGTCGGCGTGCCGAAAATTGTCGTTTTCATGAATAAGGTCGATATGGTCGATGACCCCGAGCTTCTCGAGCTTGTTGAAGTAGAAGTCCGCGACCTCCTGAAGAAGTACAATTTCCCCGGCGATGAGATACCGGTTATTCGCGGCAGTGCACTAAAGGCCATGGAAGCGGGCGCCGACCCAAATGCAAAGCCAGACGACCCAAGATTCAAATGCGTCTATGATTTGATGGATGCAGTCGACAGCTACATACCGCTTCCGAAGCGTGATGTCGACAAGCCGTTCCTTATGCCGGTCGAAGACGTATTCACGATCACCGGCCGCGGCACCGTCGGAACCGGCCGTGTCGAGCGCGGAAAAGTGAAAGTTGGTGAGGAAGTGGAGATCATCGGTCTCGGAGCGCACAAGAAAGCGGTTTGCACCGGACTCGAGATGTTCCGCAAAGAACTCGATGAAGGTATGGCCGGCGACAACATCGGCGTTCTTCTACGCGGAGTTGAAAAAGAAGAACTTGAACGCGGAATGGTTATTGCCAAACCCGGCTCGATTACTCCTCACACAAAGTTCATCGCCCAGGTGTACGTGTTGAGCAAAGAAGAAGGCGGCCGTCATACTCCTTTCTTCAAAGGGTATCGCCCGCAGTTCTACTTCAGAACGACTGACGTGACCGGTTCTGCGACAGAATTCCCGGCTGGAACCGAAATGGTTATGCCTGGCGATAACGTCGACAACCTGAGAATCGAACTCATCACTCCCATTGCGATGGAAGAAGGACTTCGTTTTGCTATTCGCGAAGGCGGACATACCGTCGGCGCCGGAGTCGTAACGAAAATTATAGAGTAA
- the rpsJ gene encoding 30S ribosomal protein S10 codes for MAGQTIRIKLKSYDHALIDKSAEKIVRTIKSTGAVVSGPIPLPTKKTIYTVLRSPHVDKRSREQFELRQHKRLIYIYNASSKSVDSLTKLDLPAGVDVEMKV; via the coding sequence GTGGCTGGTCAGACTATCAGGATAAAGTTGAAATCCTATGATCATGCTCTGATTGACAAGTCGGCCGAGAAAATCGTGAGGACAATCAAGTCGACCGGCGCCGTAGTGTCCGGCCCGATTCCACTCCCGACAAAGAAGACGATCTACACAGTTCTTCGGTCGCCACATGTCGACAAACGAAGCCGCGAACAATTTGAACTGCGTCAGCACAAGCGCCTGATTTATATCTACAACGCCTCATCCAAATCAGTCGACTCGCTGACGAAACTCGATTTGCCCGCAGGCGTCGATGTGGAAATGAAAGTCTGA
- the rplC gene encoding 50S ribosomal protein L3, whose protein sequence is MSGMLGKKLGMTNVFDEKGNFISVTVIEAGPCPITAIKTKERDGYEALQLGFGAKRESLLSKPLKGHLAKSGVKSARILGEFDGFEISAYKAGDVVSVDKVFAVGDTISVSGTSKGHGFQGVVKRHHFGGGAVTHGQSDRTRAPGSVGSSSYPSRSFKGQRMAGRMGGKRSTVKNLKVVRLIPDSNLILVEGSVPGPTNGFLEIWK, encoded by the coding sequence ATGAGTGGCATGCTTGGCAAGAAACTCGGAATGACAAACGTGTTCGATGAGAAGGGCAACTTCATTTCTGTCACCGTCATCGAAGCAGGTCCCTGTCCGATTACTGCAATCAAGACGAAAGAACGCGACGGATATGAAGCGCTTCAGCTCGGATTTGGTGCGAAGCGTGAAAGCCTGTTGAGCAAACCGTTGAAAGGTCATCTTGCAAAGTCCGGCGTCAAGTCGGCAAGAATTCTCGGTGAATTCGACGGCTTCGAGATTTCCGCCTACAAAGCCGGTGATGTGGTGAGCGTAGACAAGGTTTTCGCAGTCGGCGACACTATTTCCGTATCGGGAACCTCGAAGGGTCATGGTTTCCAGGGAGTCGTGAAGCGCCACCACTTTGGCGGCGGCGCGGTGACTCACGGTCAAAGCGACAGGACCCGTGCGCCGGGATCGGTCGGAAGCTCGTCCTACCCGTCGAGATCATTTAAGGGTCAGCGCATGGCCGGCAGAATGGGCGGCAAGCGCTCAACTGTGAAGAACCTGAAAGTTGTCCGCTTGATCCCGGATTCAAATCTGATCCTCGTCGAAGGCTCGGTGCCAGGACCGACCAACGGCTTTCTGGAAATCTGGAAGTGA
- the rplD gene encoding 50S ribosomal protein L4, giving the protein MQLDILKIDGTKTGEKVELSPAVFEIVPNDQAIYHAVTAYLAHARQGTHKTKTRAEVSGGGKKPWKQKHTGRARSGSIRNPLWVGGGTIQGPVPHEYNLKVNDKVKTLAKKSALTYKAKDSCIMVVEDFTLNESKTKRVVEILNSLGLKGKKVLMLLPKNDKTIYVSSRNLPKVFVKDAVGASPYELLNNDFILFQKSALTVLQDKLVGEA; this is encoded by the coding sequence ATGCAATTAGATATTCTGAAAATCGACGGCACAAAGACAGGTGAGAAGGTGGAGCTATCCCCGGCCGTATTCGAAATCGTGCCGAATGATCAGGCAATCTACCACGCAGTGACCGCCTACCTCGCGCACGCACGCCAGGGAACTCATAAGACGAAAACCCGTGCCGAAGTCAGCGGCGGAGGAAAGAAACCCTGGAAGCAAAAACACACCGGCAGGGCGAGAAGCGGATCCATCAGGAACCCGCTTTGGGTCGGCGGCGGAACAATTCAGGGTCCGGTGCCGCACGAGTACAACCTCAAGGTCAATGACAAGGTGAAGACGCTGGCCAAGAAATCGGCACTCACATACAAAGCTAAAGACAGCTGTATCATGGTGGTCGAGGATTTTACCCTCAACGAATCGAAAACAAAAAGAGTGGTCGAGATTCTAAACTCGCTGGGATTAAAAGGTAAAAAAGTCCTGATGCTTCTCCCGAAGAATGACAAAACCATTTACGTCTCCAGCAGGAACCTTCCGAAGGTTTTTGTGAAAGATGCCGTCGGCGCTTCGCCTTACGAATTGCTGAACAACGATTTCATCCTCTTCCAGAAGAGTGCATTGACAGTTTTGCAGGACAAACTGGTCGGAGAAGCATAA
- the rplW gene encoding 50S ribosomal protein L23, with product MSTLIIRPLLTEKNTKLQEQHQYVFEIVVGSNKIEVKREIEKRFNVKVKTVRTAVMKGKLIGSLTRRGRFEGRRPTRKKAIVTLMEGYTIDLLGTA from the coding sequence ATGAGTACCCTTATTATAAGGCCGTTGCTGACGGAAAAGAATACGAAGCTGCAGGAGCAGCACCAGTACGTTTTCGAAATCGTAGTCGGATCGAACAAAATAGAAGTGAAGAGAGAAATAGAGAAACGCTTCAACGTAAAAGTGAAGACAGTCCGCACCGCTGTAATGAAAGGTAAGCTGATCGGCTCGCTCACGAGGCGCGGCAGATTTGAAGGCCGGCGTCCGACAAGGAAAAAGGCTATTGTGACCCTTATGGAAGGTTACACGATCGATCTTCTCGGGACCGCGTAG